In the Elioraea tepida genome, one interval contains:
- a CDS encoding disulfide bond formation protein B, giving the protein MLAYAAMHGPVPLRRPAAGRLAAAGALAAALALAVALASEHLGGLEPCALCLWQRWPYWGAVAAGVLALALPRVALPLALLVIALFLGNASLAAFHAGVEWGFWPSPLSGCGAGATGAAGSVEELMARIAAAPIVRCDEPAIMIAGLSMAGWNAVYALAVGAGLLIWLKRTPRTA; this is encoded by the coding sequence GTTCCCCTCCGCCGACCGGCCGCCGGCCGGCTTGCCGCCGCGGGCGCGCTCGCGGCCGCGCTCGCGCTCGCGGTCGCGCTCGCGTCCGAACATCTCGGCGGGCTCGAGCCTTGCGCGCTCTGCCTCTGGCAGCGCTGGCCCTACTGGGGGGCGGTCGCCGCCGGCGTGCTCGCTCTCGCTCTGCCGCGCGTCGCCCTGCCGCTCGCCCTGCTCGTGATCGCGCTCTTTCTCGGCAACGCCTCTCTCGCCGCCTTCCACGCTGGCGTCGAGTGGGGCTTCTGGCCGAGCCCTCTCTCCGGCTGCGGCGCCGGGGCGACCGGCGCGGCAGGATCGGTCGAGGAGCTGATGGCGCGGATCGCCGCCGCGCCGATCGTGCGCTGCGATGAGCCCGCGATCATGATCGCCGGGCTCTCGATGGCCGGCTGGAACGCGGTCTATGCCCTTGCCGTCGGCGCCGGTCTGCTCATCTGGCTCAAGAGAACGCCGAGGACAGCATGA
- a CDS encoding demethoxyubiquinone hydroxylase family protein encodes MTMLDAPFTEPPLETASPRAPGDPTKRELLARMIRVDHAGEYGAARIYAGQIAVLGHTDKGPILQHMKEQEQVHLDTFAAAIADRGVRPSALLPLWHVAGFALGVGTALLGSRAAMACTVAVEEVIDEHYAEQAAALGEDERALRDVIERFRREELEHRDIGLEHEAEKAPGYRILTALIKAGCKVAIRLSERV; translated from the coding sequence ATGACCATGCTCGACGCCCCCTTCACCGAACCGCCGCTCGAGACGGCGAGCCCCCGCGCGCCGGGCGACCCGACGAAACGCGAGCTCCTCGCGCGGATGATCCGGGTTGATCATGCGGGCGAATACGGGGCGGCGCGAATCTACGCCGGCCAGATCGCCGTGCTCGGCCACACCGACAAGGGGCCGATTCTTCAGCACATGAAGGAGCAGGAGCAGGTTCATCTCGACACCTTCGCCGCGGCGATCGCCGATCGCGGTGTACGCCCCTCCGCGCTCCTGCCTCTGTGGCATGTCGCGGGCTTCGCGCTCGGCGTGGGCACGGCCCTCCTCGGGTCGCGCGCGGCGATGGCCTGCACCGTCGCGGTCGAGGAGGTTATCGACGAGCACTATGCCGAGCAGGCGGCGGCGCTCGGCGAGGACGAGCGCGCCTTGCGCGACGTGATCGAGCGCTTCCGCCGCGAGGAGCTCGAGCACCGCGACATCGGCCTCGAGCACGAGGCGGAGAAGGCGCCCGGCTACCGGATCCTGACCGCGCTGATCAAGGCCGGCTGCAAGGTCGCGATCCGGCTCAGCGAGCGGGTCTGA
- a CDS encoding MDR family MFS transporter — protein sequence MAEAGAEPRSPRLTALVVASALFMQNVDQTVIATALPAMAASFGSDVLRLSLALTAYMLSLAVFIPASGWVADRFGAREVFRSAIIVFCLGSALSGLSTSLPLLVAGRVIQGVGGALMVPVGRLVLLRTVPKQKLVDAMAWLTVPALIGPIVGPPLGGLIVTHASWRWVFFLNLPMGALGLGLVSRLIPPGRPSVRRSLDGLGLALSGLGLAGLIFGSELVSRPVFGRGVGLAILGVGLASCALYVRHALKVPRPIIDLRLLSVPSFGLSVHAGSLFRIGVGAVPFLLPTMLQVGFGMSAAEAGLVTFSASVGALVMKPAAGPLIRRFGFRALLIWNGVVSVATLAACALFRHDTPWWAMHAVLVAGGFFRSLQFTAFNTIAFADIREHRMADATGFYSTMQQVSLTLGVVTAAAVLEVSMGAAGHAAPDASDFAAGFLAVSAVMALSVPVLARLPRDAGAVLAGRR from the coding sequence GTGGCGGAGGCAGGAGCAGAACCGCGAAGCCCGCGCCTGACGGCGCTCGTCGTCGCCTCGGCGCTGTTCATGCAGAACGTCGACCAGACGGTGATCGCGACCGCGCTGCCCGCGATGGCCGCGAGCTTCGGCTCTGACGTGCTGCGGCTCTCGCTCGCGCTGACCGCCTACATGCTCTCGCTTGCGGTGTTCATTCCGGCCTCCGGCTGGGTGGCCGACCGGTTCGGGGCGCGCGAGGTGTTCCGCTCAGCGATCATCGTCTTCTGCCTCGGCTCGGCGCTGAGCGGGCTCAGCACCTCGCTGCCGCTCCTGGTCGCGGGCCGCGTGATCCAGGGCGTGGGCGGGGCCTTGATGGTTCCCGTGGGCAGGCTCGTGCTTCTGCGCACGGTGCCGAAGCAGAAGCTGGTCGATGCGATGGCCTGGCTCACGGTCCCGGCGCTGATCGGGCCGATCGTCGGCCCGCCGCTCGGGGGTCTAATCGTCACGCACGCGTCCTGGCGCTGGGTGTTCTTCCTGAACCTGCCGATGGGCGCGCTCGGCCTCGGTCTCGTCTCGCGTCTCATCCCTCCCGGCCGGCCCTCGGTGCGGCGGTCGCTTGACGGGCTCGGCCTCGCTCTCTCCGGGCTCGGCCTCGCTGGGCTGATTTTCGGCTCCGAGCTCGTCTCGCGCCCCGTGTTCGGGCGTGGCGTCGGCCTTGCCATCCTTGGGGTCGGCCTCGCCTCATGCGCGCTCTACGTGCGCCATGCGCTCAAGGTTCCGCGCCCGATCATCGACCTCAGACTCCTCTCGGTGCCGAGCTTCGGGCTGTCGGTCCACGCCGGTTCGCTGTTCCGCATCGGTGTCGGTGCCGTGCCCTTCCTTTTGCCCACGATGCTCCAGGTGGGGTTCGGGATGAGCGCTGCGGAAGCTGGGCTCGTCACCTTCTCTGCCTCGGTCGGCGCGCTCGTGATGAAGCCCGCAGCCGGGCCGCTCATCCGACGTTTCGGCTTCCGCGCGTTGCTCATCTGGAACGGAGTGGTCAGCGTCGCCACGCTCGCCGCGTGTGCCCTGTTCCGGCACGACACGCCATGGTGGGCGATGCATGCGGTTCTGGTCGCGGGCGGCTTCTTCCGAAGCCTTCAGTTCACCGCTTTCAACACGATCGCTTTCGCCGACATCCGCGAGCATCGGATGGCGGACGCCACCGGGTTCTACTCGACCATGCAGCAGGTGAGTCTCACACTCGGGGTGGTCACCGCGGCGGCGGTGCTCGAGGTGTCGATGGGGGCTGCGGGGCATGCCGCGCCGGACGCGTCGGACTTCGCCGCCGGCTTCCTCGCTGTCTCGGCCGTGATGGCGCTCTCGGTTCCCGTGCTCGCGCGGCTGCCGCGCGATGCCGGAGCAGTGCTCGCGGGCCGGCGCTAG
- a CDS encoding HNH endonuclease, which yields MPDGGGSLARSHYPALVLNADFRPLSYFPLSVWSWQDAVKAVFMDRVSVLSEYEAQVRSPSLAMRLPSVIALKEYIPAARRPAFTRFNVFLRDRFTCQYCGDEFPAQDLTFDHVIPRSRGGRTTWENVVTACSCCNLKKGSRLPRECGMWPRNPPRQPTSWELQENGRAFPPNYLHESWRDYLYWDTELES from the coding sequence TTGCCCGACGGCGGCGGAAGCCTCGCCCGGTCCCACTACCCGGCTCTCGTGCTGAACGCCGATTTCCGGCCGCTCTCCTATTTCCCGCTCTCGGTCTGGTCCTGGCAGGACGCGGTCAAGGCCGTGTTCATGGACCGCGTCTCCGTGCTCTCGGAATACGAGGCGCAGGTGCGTTCGCCCTCGCTCGCGATGCGCCTGCCTTCGGTGATCGCGCTGAAGGAATACATCCCCGCGGCCCGGCGCCCGGCCTTCACGCGGTTCAACGTGTTCCTGCGGGACCGGTTCACCTGCCAGTATTGCGGCGACGAGTTCCCGGCCCAGGACCTGACCTTCGATCACGTGATCCCGCGCTCGCGCGGCGGGCGCACCACGTGGGAGAACGTCGTCACCGCCTGCTCCTGTTGCAACCTCAAGAAGGGCTCGCGCCTGCCGCGCGAATGCGGGATGTGGCCGCGGAACCCGCCACGCCAGCCGACGAGCTGGGAGCTTCAGGAGAACGGCCGCGCCTTCCCGCCGAACTATCTGCACGAGAGCTGGCGCGACTATCTCTACTGGGACACCGAGCTCGAAAGCTGA
- the gluQRS gene encoding tRNA glutamyl-Q(34) synthetase GluQRS, giving the protein MARAPVVTRFAPSPTGFLHLGHAHSALFAHRLARAAGGRFLVRIEDIDATRCRPEFTDAILEDLAWLGLDWDGPVRIQSEHMREYADAIASLEARGLLYPCFCTRAAIAREIAAIGNAPHGADGPLYPGTCRTIPPAEREARRAAGEPHALRLDMAAALRAVPGPLAFEEVGDGLVTADPGPLFGDVVLARKDTPASYHLCVTHDDAAQGVTLVTRGEDLKPATHLHRLLQALMGWPVPRWQHHRLIAGPDGRRLAKRDRAATLRSLREAGHSPAAVRALAGFPD; this is encoded by the coding sequence ATGGCACGAGCCCCCGTCGTCACCCGCTTCGCCCCGAGCCCGACGGGGTTTCTCCACCTGGGCCATGCCCATTCGGCGCTCTTCGCGCACCGGCTCGCGCGCGCCGCCGGCGGGCGTTTCCTGGTACGCATCGAGGATATCGACGCGACCCGCTGCCGTCCCGAATTCACGGACGCGATCCTCGAGGACCTCGCCTGGCTCGGCCTCGACTGGGACGGGCCCGTCAGGATCCAGTCGGAGCACATGCGGGAGTATGCCGATGCCATCGCCTCGCTCGAGGCGCGCGGTCTGCTCTACCCGTGCTTCTGCACCCGCGCGGCGATCGCGCGCGAGATCGCCGCGATCGGCAATGCCCCGCACGGAGCGGACGGGCCGCTCTACCCTGGCACGTGCCGCACCATCCCCCCTGCCGAGCGGGAGGCGCGGCGTGCGGCCGGCGAGCCGCACGCTCTGCGGCTCGACATGGCGGCCGCGCTTCGCGCGGTTCCAGGCCCGCTCGCCTTCGAGGAGGTGGGGGATGGGCTGGTCACAGCCGACCCGGGCCCTCTGTTCGGCGACGTGGTGCTCGCGCGCAAGGACACGCCGGCGAGCTACCATCTCTGCGTCACCCATGACGACGCGGCGCAAGGGGTGACGCTCGTGACGCGCGGGGAGGACCTCAAGCCCGCGACGCATCTGCACCGGCTTCTCCAGGCGCTGATGGGCTGGCCGGTGCCGCGTTGGCAGCATCACCGCTTGATCGCCGGTCCGGACGGGCGGCGGCTTGCCAAGCGCGACCGTGCCGCCACGTTGCGGAGCCTGCGGGAGGCCGGCCACAGCCCGGCCGCCGTTCGGGCCTTGGCCGGTTTCCCCGACTGA
- a CDS encoding NUDIX hydrolase, protein MTDDIAPFWRHIARCNDLPSPAGFEPFLIGGRQVGWVGPEVLRALTFRPADFHFDARGVSLARRLRTPHARSRALEAVVTDLVRAGLIPRPREELYDVRADPDGPSLATLDRCAVPAFGIRAEGVHVNGLVRRGDGLFLWVAVRAADKSVEPGKLDHIVAGGIPAGLGPDETLVKEAAEEASIPPALAATARKVARISYVMAWDIPGCARGMRRDTLHVYDLDLPEGFVPRPNDNEVARFELWPIEEVARAVRETDRFKFNVTLVLIDLFLRLGLIPPGRGAERLRAGLDQGG, encoded by the coding sequence ATGACCGACGACATCGCGCCCTTTTGGCGGCATATCGCCCGCTGCAACGACCTCCCCTCTCCGGCGGGCTTCGAGCCCTTCCTGATCGGGGGGAGGCAGGTCGGCTGGGTCGGGCCCGAGGTGCTGCGCGCCCTTACCTTCCGCCCCGCCGACTTCCACTTCGACGCGCGCGGCGTGTCGCTCGCGCGGCGCCTCAGGACGCCCCACGCCCGGTCCCGGGCGCTCGAGGCGGTGGTCACCGACCTCGTCCGTGCCGGGCTGATCCCCCGCCCCAGGGAGGAGCTCTACGACGTGCGCGCCGACCCGGACGGGCCCTCGCTCGCCACCCTCGACCGCTGTGCGGTTCCGGCCTTCGGCATCCGCGCTGAAGGGGTCCACGTCAACGGCCTCGTCCGACGCGGCGATGGGCTCTTCCTCTGGGTCGCGGTTCGGGCAGCGGACAAGTCGGTCGAGCCCGGCAAGCTCGACCATATCGTCGCGGGAGGAATTCCGGCCGGGCTCGGGCCGGATGAGACGCTCGTGAAGGAGGCGGCCGAGGAGGCCTCGATCCCGCCTGCCCTCGCCGCCACGGCACGAAAGGTGGCGAGGATCAGCTACGTGATGGCCTGGGACATCCCGGGCTGTGCGCGTGGGATGCGGCGCGACACGCTGCACGTCTATGACCTCGACCTGCCCGAGGGTTTCGTCCCGCGCCCGAATGACAACGAGGTGGCGCGGTTCGAGCTCTGGCCGATCGAGGAGGTGGCGAGAGCCGTTCGCGAGACCGACCGGTTCAAGTTCAACGTCACCCTTGTGCTGATCGACCTCTTCCTGAGGCTCGGGCTGATCCCGCCCGGGCGGGGGGCGGAGCGGCTGCGCGCCGGGCTCGACCAGGGCGGCTAA
- a CDS encoding ABCB family ABC transporter ATP-binding protein/permease, whose translation MTRPSPPHGAAAAPPVRPHLETLRQLLPYLWPEGEVGVRARVVAALVSLVLAKVATVYVPVILAASVDALSPREGSEAVAAVPVALVLGYGVIRLAASLFQELRDAVFSAVAQQAVRRVAHATFEHLHALSLRFHLDRQTGGLARAIERGTTGIDTVLRFALFSTLPTLFEIALATAVLWGALGAAYAAVVFVTLALYVGFTLAFTEWRVRFRRTMNETDQDASTKAIDSLLNFETVKYFGNEAHEARRFDEALARYERAAVKNQVTLNALNFGQATIIALGLTVIMLMAAHGVAAGTLTVGQFVMANVFLIQLYAPLNFLGFAYREIKQGLVDMEAMFRLLSVEREVADPPGAKPLVVTAGEVRFENVRFSYRPDRGILDGVSFTVPAGRTVAIVGPSGAGKSTISRLLFRFYDPQEGRVLIDGQDIRTVTQASVRAAIGIVPQDTVLFNETIAYNIRYGRIDATDAEVEEAARLARIHDFVMSLPERYATRVGERGLKLSGGEKQRVAIARTILKNPPILLFDEATSALDSRTERQIQANLRELSRNRTTIVIAHRLSTVVDADEILVLESGKIVERGRHDALLAKDGLYAAMWRRQAKEHDKTAEASAEAAE comes from the coding sequence GTGACACGACCCTCCCCGCCGCACGGCGCGGCCGCCGCGCCGCCGGTCAGGCCCCATCTCGAGACATTGCGGCAGCTTCTCCCCTATCTCTGGCCGGAGGGGGAGGTCGGCGTGCGCGCGCGCGTGGTGGCGGCTCTCGTCTCCCTCGTCCTGGCCAAGGTCGCGACCGTCTATGTTCCGGTGATCCTCGCCGCTTCGGTCGATGCGCTCTCGCCGCGCGAGGGGAGCGAGGCGGTCGCCGCCGTGCCGGTCGCGCTCGTCCTCGGCTACGGGGTGATCCGGCTTGCCGCCTCGCTGTTCCAGGAGCTGCGCGACGCGGTGTTCTCGGCTGTGGCGCAGCAGGCCGTGCGCCGCGTCGCGCATGCGACCTTCGAGCACCTGCATGCGCTGTCACTCCGCTTCCATCTCGACCGGCAGACGGGCGGGCTCGCGCGCGCGATCGAGCGCGGCACCACAGGGATCGACACGGTGCTCCGCTTCGCCCTGTTCTCGACCCTGCCCACCCTGTTCGAAATCGCGCTCGCGACGGCGGTGCTCTGGGGCGCGCTCGGCGCGGCTTACGCGGCCGTGGTCTTCGTCACCCTCGCTCTCTACGTCGGCTTCACGCTCGCCTTCACCGAATGGCGCGTGCGGTTCCGCCGCACCATGAACGAGACCGACCAGGACGCCTCGACCAAGGCGATCGACAGCCTGCTCAACTTCGAGACCGTCAAGTACTTCGGCAACGAGGCGCACGAGGCGCGCCGGTTCGACGAGGCGCTCGCGCGCTACGAGCGCGCGGCGGTGAAGAACCAGGTGACCCTCAATGCGCTCAACTTCGGCCAGGCGACGATCATCGCGCTCGGCCTCACGGTCATCATGCTGATGGCGGCGCACGGCGTCGCGGCCGGCACGCTCACGGTCGGCCAGTTCGTGATGGCCAATGTGTTCCTGATCCAGCTCTACGCGCCGCTGAACTTCCTCGGCTTCGCCTATCGCGAGATCAAGCAGGGCCTCGTCGACATGGAGGCGATGTTCCGCCTACTCTCGGTCGAGCGCGAGGTGGCGGATCCTCCCGGGGCGAAGCCGCTCGTCGTCACGGCGGGCGAGGTGCGATTTGAGAACGTGCGCTTCTCCTACCGGCCCGATCGCGGCATCCTCGACGGCGTCTCCTTCACCGTTCCTGCGGGCCGGACGGTTGCGATCGTCGGGCCGTCGGGGGCAGGAAAGAGCACGATCTCGCGCCTGCTGTTCCGCTTCTACGATCCGCAGGAAGGCCGGGTGCTGATCGACGGCCAGGACATCCGGACGGTGACGCAGGCCTCCGTCCGCGCCGCGATCGGCATCGTTCCGCAGGACACGGTGCTGTTCAACGAGACGATCGCCTACAACATCCGCTACGGCCGGATCGACGCGACCGACGCCGAGGTCGAGGAGGCGGCGCGTCTTGCCCGCATCCACGACTTCGTGATGTCGCTCCCGGAACGGTACGCCACGCGGGTGGGCGAGCGCGGCCTCAAGCTCTCGGGCGGCGAGAAGCAGCGCGTGGCGATCGCGCGCACCATCCTCAAGAACCCGCCGATCCTGCTGTTCGACGAGGCAACCAGCGCGCTCGACAGCCGAACCGAGCGGCAAATCCAGGCGAACCTGCGCGAACTTTCGCGCAACCGCACCACGATCGTGATCGCGCATCGCCTCTCGACGGTGGTCGATGCCGACGAGATCCTCGTGCTCGAGTCGGGGAAGATCGTCGAGCGCGGCAGGCACGACGCGCTGCTCGCGAAAGACGGGCTCTATGCGGCGATGTGGCGCCGCCAGGCCAAGGAGCACGACAAGACGGCGGAGGCGAGCGCCGAGGCGGCGGAGTAG
- a CDS encoding zinc-dependent alcohol dehydrogenase family protein: MSAGLSRAMVLDAPRSPLRLVCREVPKPGPGQVRVRVSACAVCRTDLHVVDGELPPQRREIVPGHEIVGRVEALGEGVDTLAVGDRVGIPWLGMTCGRCHFCRTGRENLCAEARFTGWHLDGGYAEHAVADARFCLPIPDGYTDVEAAPLLCAGLIGHRALRMAGEARRLGLWGFGAAAHIVAQEARHEGREVFAFTRPGDREAQDFARSLGAVWAGGSDESPPVPLDAAIIFAPVGALVPAALKTVERGGVVVCAGIHMSDIPGFPYADLWGERVIRSVANLTRADGIEFLRLAPRVPVRTTVETLPLEAANEALARLRAGAVSGALVLVP; the protein is encoded by the coding sequence ATGAGCGCCGGCCTTTCCCGCGCCATGGTGCTTGATGCACCGCGGAGCCCGCTGCGACTCGTCTGCCGCGAGGTGCCGAAGCCCGGGCCGGGGCAGGTGCGCGTTCGGGTCTCCGCCTGTGCCGTCTGCCGCACCGACCTGCACGTGGTGGATGGCGAGCTCCCCCCGCAACGTCGGGAGATCGTTCCCGGTCATGAGATCGTCGGCAGGGTCGAGGCGCTCGGCGAGGGGGTGGACACGCTCGCAGTGGGGGACCGGGTGGGCATTCCCTGGCTCGGCATGACCTGCGGCCGCTGCCACTTCTGCCGTACGGGGCGGGAGAACCTGTGCGCGGAGGCGCGCTTCACCGGCTGGCACCTCGACGGCGGCTATGCCGAGCATGCGGTGGCGGATGCACGATTCTGCCTGCCGATCCCTGACGGCTACACCGATGTCGAAGCCGCCCCCCTGCTCTGTGCGGGGCTGATCGGCCACCGCGCGCTGCGGATGGCGGGGGAGGCGCGTCGCCTCGGCCTGTGGGGCTTCGGCGCGGCGGCCCATATCGTCGCCCAGGAGGCGCGCCACGAGGGCCGCGAGGTCTTCGCCTTCACCCGCCCGGGCGACCGGGAAGCGCAGGACTTTGCCCGAAGCCTCGGCGCCGTTTGGGCGGGCGGGTCGGACGAGAGCCCGCCGGTTCCGCTCGACGCTGCCATCATCTTCGCCCCCGTCGGCGCTCTCGTGCCGGCGGCGCTCAAGACGGTGGAGCGTGGCGGGGTGGTCGTCTGCGCCGGGATCCACATGAGCGACATCCCGGGCTTCCCTTACGCCGACCTCTGGGGCGAGCGGGTGATCCGCTCGGTCGCCAACCTCACCCGAGCCGACGGGATCGAATTCCTGCGCCTTGCGCCGCGCGTTCCGGTGCGCACGACGGTCGAAACGCTGCCGCTCGAGGCGGCGAACGAGGCGCTCGCGCGCCTGCGCGCCGGGGCGGTCTCGGGTGCGCTCGTGCTCGTGCCGTGA
- the rpmB gene encoding 50S ribosomal protein L28, producing the protein MARRCGVTGKGVLTGNNVSHANNKTRRRFLPNLQMASMMSELLGTTIRLRLTPRGIRTIEHNGGIDAWLLGTPDRKLTAEARALKRRLERAKARKAA; encoded by the coding sequence ATGGCGCGTCGCTGCGGCGTCACGGGCAAGGGTGTGCTGACCGGCAACAATGTCAGCCACGCCAACAACAAGACGAGGCGCCGGTTCCTGCCGAACCTGCAGATGGCCTCGATGATGTCGGAGCTGCTCGGCACGACGATCCGCCTGCGGCTCACGCCGCGCGGGATCCGCACCATCGAGCACAATGGCGGCATCGACGCCTGGCTTCTCGGCACGCCTGACCGCAAGCTCACCGCGGAGGCCCGCGCGCTGAAGCGCCGGCTCGAGCGCGCCAAGGCCCGGAAAGCGGCCTGA
- a CDS encoding queuosine precursor transporter: MLPLSPSALVSALNALPPDAVWVMMVVAAFGSVLGMLAAFGRAGVTVFVAVAVLAANLQVLKVVPFVLLPGPVAEGTVVFAATFLATDILTEHYGAAAAREAVWLGFAAHLLMTVLMLLALGYRPLDAEAAGEGLAWALPFHDHLAALFTPAPALFAAGMTSYLASQLLDIRLFLAIRAVTGARALWLRNTASTAASALIDNTLFSTLAFVVFADTPVGWGELWRTYILGTWLVRVGLAVLDTPAMYLAGRLLPERRR, encoded by the coding sequence ATGCTGCCCCTCTCCCCGTCCGCCCTCGTCTCCGCCCTGAACGCCCTGCCCCCCGATGCGGTCTGGGTGATGATGGTGGTCGCGGCCTTCGGGTCCGTGCTCGGCATGCTCGCCGCGTTCGGCCGCGCAGGCGTGACGGTGTTCGTCGCGGTGGCGGTGCTTGCTGCGAACCTTCAGGTGCTGAAGGTCGTTCCCTTCGTGCTCCTGCCGGGGCCGGTGGCGGAGGGGACGGTGGTGTTCGCCGCGACCTTCCTCGCCACCGACATCCTGACCGAGCACTACGGTGCGGCCGCGGCGCGTGAGGCGGTTTGGCTCGGCTTCGCCGCCCACCTTCTGATGACGGTGCTGATGCTGCTCGCGCTCGGCTACCGCCCGCTCGATGCCGAAGCGGCAGGCGAGGGCCTCGCTTGGGCCCTGCCGTTCCATGACCATCTCGCCGCCCTGTTCACGCCCGCGCCGGCTCTCTTCGCCGCCGGAATGACGAGCTATCTCGCGAGCCAGCTCCTCGACATCCGGCTCTTCCTCGCCATCCGGGCGGTGACGGGAGCCCGCGCGCTTTGGCTGCGCAACACCGCCTCGACGGCGGCGAGCGCTCTCATAGACAACACCCTGTTCTCAACGCTCGCCTTCGTCGTGTTCGCCGATACGCCGGTCGGCTGGGGCGAGCTCTGGCGAACCTACATCCTCGGCACCTGGCTCGTGCGGGTCGGGCTCGCGGTGCTCGATACGCCAGCGATGTATCTCGCGGGGCGGCTCCTGCCGGAGCGGAGGCGGTGA
- the tgt gene encoding tRNA guanosine(34) transglycosylase Tgt, producing MSVRYPAHRFTVTARDPATRARAGVLETPHGAVETPAFVLCATRGALKAATMEEARSLGATLVLGNTYHLMLAPGAEAVGRLGGLARMTGWHGPTLTDSGGFQIFSMGHGGVAAEIKGSRSGTPAPTLIRIDEQGATFRSYLDGSVHQLSPEGSLAAQAAIGADLVVVLDECTPFHATRDYVERALARTMRWSRRSLAAFDAAGGRGSAGPQALIGIAGGHVHEDLRRAAAEFVNGEDFFGHAIGDSLGGTREEMHAIVAFQAPLLRPDRPIHLLGIGQVADIWHGVAHGIDTFDCVHPTRIARHGGALVRAGVEDTGGRDHLNLRNARFRDDPRPIEEGCDCPACSSGLSRAYLHHLLKLDELAALLLITRHNIRFMMRLMAAVRAAIAAGRVREEAAAWGVRLG from the coding sequence ATGAGCGTCCGCTATCCGGCGCATCGCTTCACAGTCACCGCGCGCGACCCGGCCACGCGGGCCCGCGCGGGCGTGCTCGAGACGCCGCACGGGGCGGTCGAGACGCCTGCCTTCGTGCTCTGCGCCACGCGCGGGGCGCTGAAGGCGGCGACGATGGAGGAGGCGCGCTCGCTCGGCGCCACGCTTGTGCTCGGCAACACCTATCATCTGATGCTCGCCCCTGGCGCGGAGGCGGTCGGGCGGCTCGGCGGGCTCGCGCGGATGACGGGCTGGCACGGCCCCACCCTGACCGACAGCGGCGGGTTCCAGATCTTCTCGATGGGCCATGGCGGCGTCGCTGCCGAAATCAAGGGCAGCCGCTCCGGCACGCCGGCTCCAACATTGATCCGGATCGACGAACAGGGGGCGACCTTCCGCTCCTATCTCGACGGCTCGGTGCACCAGCTCTCGCCCGAAGGGTCGCTCGCCGCCCAGGCCGCGATCGGCGCCGATCTCGTCGTCGTGCTCGACGAGTGCACTCCGTTCCACGCCACACGTGACTATGTCGAGCGCGCGCTTGCCCGAACCATGCGCTGGTCGCGCCGGTCGCTCGCTGCCTTCGACGCGGCGGGGGGGCGGGGCAGTGCCGGGCCGCAGGCGCTCATCGGCATCGCCGGCGGCCATGTGCACGAGGACCTGCGCCGGGCCGCGGCGGAGTTCGTCAACGGCGAGGACTTCTTCGGGCACGCGATCGGCGATTCCTTGGGCGGCACGCGCGAGGAGATGCACGCGATCGTCGCCTTCCAGGCGCCGCTTCTCCGCCCCGACCGGCCGATCCACCTGCTCGGCATCGGCCAGGTCGCCGACATCTGGCACGGTGTCGCGCACGGGATCGACACGTTCGACTGCGTGCACCCCACCCGGATCGCCCGCCACGGCGGGGCGCTCGTCCGCGCTGGCGTCGAGGACACAGGCGGGCGCGACCACCTCAACCTCCGCAACGCCCGCTTCCGCGACGACCCGCGCCCGATCGAGGAGGGGTGCGATTGCCCGGCATGCTCGTCGGGGCTCTCGCGTGCCTATCTGCACCACCTGCTCAAGCTTGACGAGCTCGCCGCCCTGCTCCTCATCACGCGCCACAACATCCGCTTCATGATGCGGCTGATGGCCGCGGTGCGTGCGGCGATCGCGGCCGGCAGGGTGCGCGAGGAGGCCGCCGCCTGGGGGGTCAGGCTCGGATGA
- a CDS encoding CidA/LrgA family protein — MIGAFTGLLACQLAGEIVVRATGLPLPGPILGMLLLFLFLLWRGGEVPAPLAAVADGLLRHLGLLFVPAGVGVIAHLGLLAEALLPIALAVSIGTLVAIAFTGRLMQALARRFGDERR; from the coding sequence ATGATCGGGGCGTTCACAGGGCTGCTTGCCTGCCAGCTCGCCGGAGAGATCGTTGTGCGCGCCACCGGGCTGCCCCTGCCCGGCCCGATCCTCGGCATGCTCCTTCTCTTTCTCTTCCTGCTCTGGCGCGGCGGTGAGGTGCCGGCGCCGCTCGCAGCCGTGGCAGACGGGCTGTTGCGTCACCTCGGCCTTCTCTTCGTCCCGGCGGGCGTGGGCGTGATCGCGCATCTCGGCCTTCTCGCCGAGGCGCTGCTCCCCATTGCGCTCGCCGTGAGCATCGGCACGCTCGTGGCGATCGCGTTCACGGGGCGGCTGATGCAAGCGCTGGCGCGGCGGTTCGGAGACGAGCGGCGATGA